One Actinosynnema pretiosum DNA segment encodes these proteins:
- a CDS encoding bifunctional RNase H/acid phosphatase — protein MLVEADGGSRGNPGPAGYGAVVLDEGGDTVLAERFEAIGVATNNVAEYRGLIAGLRAAAELGATEVDVRMDSKLVVEQMSGRWQIKHPAMKPLAAEARELAGDFESVTYGWIPRERNKRADKLANDAMDGKVMPDPAIGAVPEAAEVSGGAPGGASGEAPATARAVVTERPASAAHVTAPPASWSGAEGRPTRLHLVRHGQTELSVARRYSGRGNPPLTEVGLGQAKAAAARLSTLDGVAAVVASPLQRARQTAGEIASALGLEVDVREDLIEVDFGEWEALTFTEAAERDPEAHARWLGDTSAAPPGGESFDAVHRRVDRFRQELIAEHGGRDVIVVSHVTPVKTLLRLALGSGPELLYRLHLDLASLSIAEFYPDGHASVRLVNDTSHLG, from the coding sequence GTGCTCGTCGAGGCCGACGGCGGCTCGCGCGGCAACCCCGGACCGGCGGGCTACGGCGCGGTGGTGCTCGACGAGGGCGGTGACACCGTCCTGGCCGAGCGCTTCGAGGCCATCGGCGTCGCCACCAACAACGTCGCCGAGTACCGGGGCCTGATCGCGGGCCTGCGCGCCGCCGCCGAGCTGGGGGCGACCGAGGTCGACGTGCGGATGGACTCCAAGCTGGTCGTGGAGCAGATGTCCGGGCGCTGGCAGATCAAGCACCCGGCCATGAAGCCGCTCGCCGCCGAGGCCAGGGAGCTGGCGGGCGACTTCGAGTCGGTCACCTACGGCTGGATCCCGCGCGAGCGCAACAAGCGCGCGGACAAGCTCGCGAACGACGCCATGGACGGCAAGGTCATGCCGGACCCGGCGATCGGCGCGGTCCCGGAAGCCGCCGAGGTCTCCGGCGGGGCTCCCGGCGGGGCTTCCGGTGAAGCGCCCGCCACCGCTCGGGCGGTCGTCACCGAGCGCCCGGCGTCGGCGGCGCACGTGACCGCGCCCCCGGCGTCCTGGTCCGGCGCCGAGGGCAGGCCGACCCGGCTGCACCTGGTGCGGCACGGGCAGACCGAGCTGTCGGTGGCCCGCCGCTACTCCGGTCGCGGCAACCCGCCGCTCACCGAGGTCGGCCTCGGCCAGGCGAAGGCTGCGGCGGCCAGGCTGTCCACCCTGGACGGCGTCGCCGCCGTCGTCGCGTCCCCGCTCCAGCGCGCCAGGCAGACGGCGGGGGAGATCGCCTCGGCGCTCGGCCTGGAGGTCGACGTGCGCGAGGACCTGATCGAGGTCGACTTCGGCGAGTGGGAGGCGCTGACCTTCACCGAGGCCGCCGAGCGCGACCCCGAGGCGCACGCCCGCTGGCTCGGCGACACCTCCGCCGCCCCGCCCGGCGGCGAGAGCTTCGACGCCGTGCACCGCAGGGTGGACCGGTTCCGGCAAGAGCTGATCGCCGAGCACGGGGGCCGCGACGTGATCGTGGTCAGCCACGTGACACCGGTGAAGACCCTGCTGCGCCTGGCGCTGGGCAGCGGCCCCGAGCTCCTCTACCGGCTGCACCTGGACCTGGCGTCGCTGTCGATCGCGGAGTTCTACCCGGACGGGCACGCCTCGGTCCGCTTGGTGAACGACACCTCGCACCTGGGCTGA
- a CDS encoding NAD(P)H-dependent oxidoreductase translates to MSSVLVVSGSPSPGSRTGAVVSLVEQALASCGCEVRSLHVRRLPVLSLITEDLRDPVISDAVGAVLRADGVVVASPVYRAAHSGLVKALVDLLPEKALRGRPVLPVANGGAQGNLVAMDYALKPLLAVKGADSVLAGEFVLDQHIRGGSVAEERAVGLRLAVQRFGEVVRNASGNRRLRIAG, encoded by the coding sequence GTGTCCAGTGTGCTCGTGGTGTCCGGAAGCCCGTCCCCCGGTTCGCGGACCGGGGCGGTGGTGTCGCTGGTGGAGCAGGCGCTCGCGTCCTGCGGGTGCGAGGTGCGGTCGCTGCACGTGCGGCGGCTGCCCGTGCTCTCGCTGATCACCGAGGACCTGCGGGACCCGGTGATCTCCGACGCGGTCGGGGCGGTGCTGCGCGCGGACGGGGTGGTGGTCGCCTCGCCGGTGTACCGGGCCGCGCACAGCGGGCTGGTGAAGGCGCTGGTGGACCTGCTGCCGGAGAAGGCGCTGCGCGGGCGGCCGGTGCTGCCGGTCGCCAACGGCGGCGCGCAGGGCAACCTGGTCGCGATGGACTACGCGCTGAAGCCGCTGCTCGCGGTGAAGGGCGCGGACTCGGTGCTGGCCGGGGAGTTCGTGCTGGACCAGCACATCCGCGGCGGGTCGGTGGCCGAGGAGCGCGCGGTGGGGCTGCGGCTGGCGGTGCAGCGGTTCGGCGAGGTGGTGCGCAACGCCTCCGGGAACCGGCGGCTGCGGATCGCCGGGTAG
- a CDS encoding ATP-binding protein: MFGRRRDRDRRNAPHVAQHAAPGDTRGQSSSGKRARRLTGEQVIPSYTPSIAARTIDGHLLRTGQEVYAWYKLAPQRWSFRSDSQRQDLIAAIAGQYAELQGRWMHLRVTTRPYPIRMWAEAHVHNAVRRLPDTPGALSFDDYMVGEQQQLMGRSMAEKEVYLGVQVQTRNMMDRAVERAAPVLRRVFPDAVDAELVAIESEVDHLDQVIGSAGLEGRPVTAEEMSWLMHRSCSLGLPAPRNLPAVPGAPWEPEDLASFTDAADFHQEPYSPTVTVRGRTGSNAGIRRNVAVLTVGLMHGLQIPEIDDPWVQRADRLPASVEWSARIYVRRPEEVAGELQRQMNKVRSQVRHYTDEHELEPPQSLSRQAGRVLEIDDEMTSGFTSLGTRVRSWWRLAVSGPNEREALRLAQALLDLYKPKVAIEHPEAQYALAREFIPGEALSSSAYLRRGSVLWAASSVPTATAEVGDRRGILLGETVTATRRPVAWDPWMAQELRDSSGLSALVAGLGAGKSFLGGGIVYKTLRSGAHWTLLDPSGPLAALCELPELRPYARPINLLNAQPGILNPYRVVAEPQLEHFMDEDDPERAWRRERALAAATRRRLVLDALSGLLPYEVARLPQTRIVLLRAVRTVGGRPDAHPGQVFEALRRDASEHHEHAVVVADFLDELRERMSLLIPEDDDDPYRDQRDDRLTVLTMAGLNLPKDGVGREHWTDAEALGVEMLNLAAWLTQRSIYERPKDLRKGVWIDEAFFLSEVPTGRVLMNRFARDSRKWNVRVLLSSQIPADFLKIQGFVALLDSVFVGRLDDDQAQADALRLLKVPVGVGYEQVVASLGRRPGGARNATERDRAPRQFIFADGAGGVERIKIDFSGPHLEHLRQSLDTTPDALRESAAAAEAQAVLPAQDPLAVGDGYPDSAYSDEDYDDELAADLEVGLADDLVDSAHGEGGNRRGGREGAA; this comes from the coding sequence GTGTTCGGACGCCGGCGTGACCGGGACCGCCGCAACGCGCCGCACGTCGCCCAGCACGCCGCGCCGGGCGACACCCGCGGCCAGTCGTCCAGCGGCAAGCGCGCGCGCCGCCTGACCGGCGAGCAGGTGATCCCCAGCTACACCCCGTCCATCGCCGCCCGGACGATCGACGGGCACCTGCTGCGCACCGGCCAGGAGGTGTACGCCTGGTACAAGCTCGCGCCGCAGCGCTGGTCGTTCCGCTCCGACTCGCAGCGCCAGGACCTCATCGCCGCGATCGCCGGGCAGTACGCCGAGCTGCAGGGCCGCTGGATGCACCTGCGCGTGACGACCCGCCCCTACCCCATCAGGATGTGGGCCGAGGCGCACGTCCACAACGCCGTTCGGCGGCTCCCGGACACCCCCGGCGCGCTCAGCTTCGACGACTACATGGTCGGCGAGCAGCAGCAGCTGATGGGCCGCTCCATGGCGGAGAAGGAGGTGTACCTCGGCGTCCAGGTCCAGACCCGCAACATGATGGACCGCGCCGTCGAGCGCGCCGCCCCCGTGCTGCGCCGGGTCTTCCCGGACGCGGTGGACGCCGAGCTGGTCGCCATCGAGTCCGAGGTCGACCACCTCGACCAGGTCATCGGCTCCGCCGGCCTCGAGGGCCGCCCGGTCACCGCCGAGGAGATGTCCTGGCTGATGCACCGGTCCTGCTCGCTGGGCCTGCCCGCCCCGCGCAACCTGCCCGCGGTGCCGGGCGCGCCGTGGGAGCCGGAGGACCTGGCCAGCTTCACCGACGCCGCCGACTTCCACCAGGAGCCCTACTCGCCCACGGTCACCGTGCGCGGGCGCACCGGCTCCAACGCGGGCATCCGGCGCAACGTCGCCGTGCTCACCGTCGGCCTGATGCACGGCCTGCAGATCCCCGAGATCGACGACCCGTGGGTGCAGCGCGCCGACCGGCTGCCCGCCTCCGTGGAGTGGTCGGCCCGGATCTACGTGCGCCGCCCCGAGGAGGTCGCGGGCGAGCTGCAGCGGCAGATGAACAAGGTCCGCTCGCAGGTGCGGCACTACACCGACGAGCACGAGCTGGAGCCGCCCCAGTCGCTGTCCCGCCAGGCGGGCCGGGTGCTGGAGATCGACGACGAGATGACGTCGGGCTTCACCTCGCTGGGCACCCGCGTGCGCTCGTGGTGGCGCCTGGCGGTGTCCGGGCCGAACGAGCGCGAGGCGCTGCGCCTGGCCCAGGCCCTGCTCGACCTGTACAAGCCCAAGGTCGCCATCGAGCACCCCGAGGCGCAGTACGCGCTGGCCAGGGAGTTCATCCCCGGCGAGGCGCTGTCGTCCTCGGCGTACCTGCGGCGCGGCTCGGTGCTGTGGGCGGCGTCCTCGGTGCCGACGGCCACCGCCGAGGTCGGCGACCGGCGCGGCATCCTGCTGGGCGAGACGGTCACCGCGACCCGCCGCCCGGTGGCGTGGGACCCGTGGATGGCGCAGGAGCTGCGCGACTCGTCCGGCCTGAGCGCGCTGGTCGCGGGCCTCGGCGCGGGCAAGTCGTTCCTCGGCGGCGGCATCGTCTACAAGACGCTGCGCTCCGGCGCGCACTGGACGCTGCTCGACCCGTCCGGCCCGCTGGCCGCGCTGTGCGAGCTGCCCGAGCTGCGCCCCTACGCCCGTCCGATCAACCTCCTCAACGCCCAGCCCGGCATCCTCAACCCCTACCGGGTGGTCGCGGAGCCGCAGCTCGAGCACTTCATGGACGAGGACGACCCGGAGCGGGCGTGGCGGCGCGAGCGCGCGCTGGCCGCGGCCACCCGCCGCCGCCTGGTGCTGGACGCGCTGAGCGGCCTGCTGCCCTACGAGGTGGCCCGGCTGCCGCAGACCAGGATCGTGCTGCTGCGCGCGGTCCGCACCGTCGGCGGTCGCCCCGACGCGCACCCCGGCCAGGTGTTCGAGGCGCTGCGCCGCGACGCCTCCGAGCACCACGAGCACGCCGTGGTGGTCGCGGACTTCCTGGACGAGCTGCGCGAGCGCATGTCGCTGCTCATCCCCGAGGACGACGACGACCCGTACCGCGACCAGCGCGACGACCGGCTGACCGTGCTCACCATGGCGGGGCTGAACCTGCCGAAGGACGGCGTCGGCCGCGAGCACTGGACCGACGCCGAGGCGCTCGGCGTGGAGATGCTGAACCTGGCCGCCTGGCTCACCCAGCGCTCCATCTACGAGCGGCCCAAGGACCTGCGCAAGGGCGTCTGGATCGACGAGGCGTTCTTCCTGTCCGAGGTGCCGACCGGCCGGGTGCTGATGAACCGGTTCGCCCGCGACTCGCGCAAGTGGAACGTGCGCGTGCTGCTGTCCAGCCAGATCCCGGCCGACTTCCTCAAGATCCAGGGCTTCGTGGCCCTGCTGGACTCGGTGTTCGTCGGGCGGCTGGACGACGACCAGGCGCAGGCGGACGCGCTGCGGCTGCTCAAGGTGCCGGTGGGCGTGGGCTACGAGCAGGTCGTGGCGAGCCTGGGCCGCAGGCCGGGCGGGGCGCGCAACGCCACCGAGCGGGACCGGGCGCCGCGCCAGTTCATCTTCGCGGACGGCGCGGGCGGCGTGGAGCGGATCAAGATCGACTTCTCCGGTCCGCACCTGGAGCACCTGCGCCAGTCCCTGGACACCACGCCGGACGCGCTGCGCGAGAGCGCCGCCGCGGCCGAGGCGCAGGCGGTGCTCCCGGCCCAGGACCCGCTCGCCGTCGGCGACGGGTACCCCGACAGCGCCTACTCCGACGAGGACTACGACGACGAGTTGGCGGCCGACCTGGAGGTCGGGCTCGCCGACGACCTGGTCGACTCCGCCCACGGTGAGGGAGGAAACCGCCGAGGCGGTCGGGAAGGTGCGGCATGA
- a CDS encoding C40 family peptidase: MLKVAVTTVVAVVVVAFATFNGVSQIINDSTPAVDENGRILRAASSCNAAIGPWNAADGAGKGEYDASRLNDEQRATVAKIISIGQERKLPALAWQVAIQAGMTESGLRSLDYGDRDSLGIFQMRPSMGWGTPAQVTDPVYAVNKFYDVLLNVPEWEERRPGDSAQRVERSAYPDRYHNWEAMAAFLIGELGNVPDPAGCGTGEGKALLASGAAGGAIEFTKQQLGEPYLWGGNGPDAWDCSGILVKAFGSVGVTIPRVANDQYMRGGAHLPIADAKAGDLIFWASDPSDPVSVHHVGMYLGNEEYIHAPQTGDVVKISKLNRDYYELMPLAVRPGV; this comes from the coding sequence ATGCTCAAGGTCGCGGTGACGACCGTGGTCGCGGTCGTCGTGGTCGCCTTCGCGACGTTCAACGGTGTTTCGCAGATCATCAACGACTCCACACCGGCCGTCGACGAGAACGGCCGCATCCTCCGCGCCGCCTCCAGCTGCAACGCCGCCATCGGACCCTGGAACGCCGCCGACGGCGCGGGCAAGGGCGAGTACGACGCCAGCAGGCTGAACGACGAGCAGCGCGCCACCGTCGCCAAGATCATCTCCATCGGCCAGGAGCGCAAGCTCCCCGCGCTCGCCTGGCAGGTCGCCATCCAGGCGGGCATGACCGAGTCCGGCCTGCGCAGCCTGGACTACGGCGACCGGGACTCGCTGGGCATCTTCCAGATGCGCCCCTCCATGGGCTGGGGCACGCCCGCCCAGGTGACGGACCCGGTCTACGCGGTCAACAAGTTCTACGACGTGCTGCTCAACGTGCCCGAGTGGGAGGAGCGCCGCCCCGGCGACTCCGCCCAGCGGGTCGAGCGCTCGGCCTACCCGGACCGCTACCACAACTGGGAGGCCATGGCGGCCTTCCTGATCGGCGAGCTGGGCAACGTGCCCGACCCGGCGGGCTGCGGCACGGGCGAGGGCAAGGCGCTGCTGGCGTCCGGCGCCGCCGGTGGCGCGATCGAGTTCACCAAGCAGCAGCTCGGCGAGCCCTACCTGTGGGGCGGCAACGGCCCGGACGCCTGGGACTGCTCCGGCATCCTGGTCAAGGCGTTCGGCAGCGTGGGCGTCACCATCCCGCGCGTGGCCAACGACCAGTACATGCGCGGCGGCGCGCACCTGCCGATCGCGGACGCCAAGGCCGGTGACCTGATCTTCTGGGCCAGCGACCCGTCCGACCCGGTCTCGGTGCACCACGTCGGCATGTACCTGGGCAACGAGGAGTACATCCACGCGCCGCAGACCGGCGACGTGGTGAAGATCAGCAAGCTGAACCGGGACTACTACGAGCTGATGCCGCTGGCCGTCCGGCCCGGCGTCTGA
- the npdG gene encoding NADPH-dependent F420 reductase, with product MTGVEGLTVGVLGGTGAQGKGLALRWAKAGLKVVIGSRSAERAEEAASAIRAETGAEGVSGADNEACARQADVVLVAVPWDGHADLLSGLREALAGKVVVDCVNPLGFDKQGPFALPVAEGSAAQQAEALLPDSRVTAAFHHVSAVKLADLSLAEVACDVLVLGDDREATDLVRALADAVPGFRGVYGGRLRNAHQVEALTANLIAVNRRYKAHAGLRITDI from the coding sequence GTGACTGGTGTCGAAGGCCTCACGGTAGGCGTGCTCGGTGGTACCGGCGCCCAGGGCAAGGGCCTCGCCCTGCGCTGGGCCAAGGCCGGCCTCAAGGTCGTGATCGGGTCCCGCTCCGCCGAGCGGGCCGAGGAAGCCGCCTCGGCGATCCGCGCGGAGACCGGCGCCGAGGGCGTCAGCGGCGCGGACAACGAGGCGTGCGCGCGGCAGGCGGACGTGGTGCTCGTCGCGGTCCCGTGGGACGGGCACGCCGACCTGCTGTCCGGGCTGCGCGAGGCGCTCGCGGGCAAGGTGGTCGTGGACTGCGTGAACCCGCTCGGCTTCGACAAGCAGGGCCCGTTCGCCCTGCCGGTCGCCGAGGGCTCCGCCGCGCAGCAGGCCGAGGCGCTGCTGCCGGACTCGCGGGTCACCGCCGCGTTCCACCACGTGTCCGCCGTGAAGCTGGCCGACCTCTCGCTCGCCGAGGTGGCGTGCGACGTGCTCGTGCTCGGCGACGACCGCGAGGCCACCGACCTGGTGCGCGCGCTCGCCGACGCCGTCCCCGGCTTCCGGGGCGTGTACGGCGGCAGGCTGCGCAACGCCCACCAGGTGGAGGCGCTCACCGCGAACCTGATCGCGGTCAACCGCCGCTACAAGGCCCACGCGGGCCTGCGGATCACCGACATCTGA
- a CDS encoding helical backbone metal receptor: MPVDDLGEPVPLPRPPERVVSLVPSLTEAVDPAALVGATDYCTHPPGLDVPRVGGSKYPDVDRVLALRPDLVLANSEENRPEDVAALRAAGVPVWVTGAPATVPAALASLRRLFAVVWAAEPGWLVRAEELWSRAEPAGVTAVVPVWRKPWVVLGRDTFAGDVLARLGVANAYASHPDRYPRPPLAELRECGARVVVLPDEPYEFTAADGPEAFPDLVPVFVSGRHLTWYGPALAEARAPLEAALAPVLDR; this comes from the coding sequence ATGCCCGTCGACGACCTCGGCGAGCCGGTCCCGCTGCCCCGCCCGCCCGAGCGGGTGGTCAGCCTGGTCCCGTCGCTCACCGAGGCCGTCGACCCGGCCGCGCTGGTCGGCGCCACCGACTACTGCACCCACCCGCCCGGCCTGGACGTGCCCCGCGTAGGCGGCTCGAAGTACCCGGACGTGGACCGGGTGCTGGCGCTGCGCCCGGACCTGGTGCTGGCCAACAGCGAGGAGAACCGGCCGGAGGACGTGGCCGCGCTGCGCGCCGCGGGGGTGCCGGTGTGGGTGACCGGGGCCCCGGCGACCGTGCCCGCCGCGCTGGCGTCGCTGCGCAGGCTGTTCGCGGTGGTGTGGGCGGCGGAGCCGGGGTGGCTGGTGCGCGCCGAGGAGCTGTGGTCGCGCGCCGAACCCGCCGGGGTGACGGCGGTGGTGCCGGTGTGGCGCAAGCCGTGGGTGGTGCTGGGCCGGGACACCTTCGCGGGTGACGTCCTGGCGCGCCTCGGCGTGGCGAACGCCTACGCCTCCCACCCCGACCGCTACCCCCGCCCGCCGCTGGCGGAGCTGCGGGAGTGCGGCGCGCGGGTGGTCGTGCTGCCCGACGAGCCGTACGAGTTCACCGCGGCCGACGGGCCGGAGGCGTTCCCCGACCTGGTCCCGGTGTTCGTGTCCGGCCGCCACCTGACCTGGTACGGCCCCGCGCTGGCCGAGGCCAGGGCGCCCCTGGAGGCGGCCCTGGCCCCGGTGCTGGACCGCTGA
- the pip gene encoding prolyl aminopeptidase, whose product MYPEIEPHEQGLLDVGDGNLVHWEVSGNPDGKPVVFLHGGPGGGCSPAHRRLFDPAAYRIVLFDQRGCGRSTPHASEDPDLSANTTWHLVSDMEKLREHLGIERWQVFGGSWGSTLSLAYAQTHPERVTELVLRGIFTVREKELDWYYGGGAGMLFPELWEQVARWAPDGDVIGAYSRLLNDPDPAVHEAPAIAWSVWEGSTVTLLERADLTASFAEPRFALAFARIENHYFAHNAWLEEGQLIRDAHKLSGIPGVIVQGRYDMATPPVTAWELHKAWPGSELVMVGDAGHAFDEPGILKALVAATDRFRP is encoded by the coding sequence ATGTACCCCGAGATCGAGCCCCACGAGCAGGGCCTGCTGGACGTCGGCGACGGGAACCTCGTGCACTGGGAGGTGAGCGGCAACCCGGACGGCAAGCCCGTCGTGTTCCTGCACGGTGGGCCGGGTGGCGGGTGCTCGCCCGCGCACCGGCGGCTGTTCGACCCCGCCGCCTACCGGATCGTGCTGTTCGACCAGCGCGGGTGCGGGCGGTCGACCCCGCACGCCAGCGAGGACCCCGACCTGTCCGCCAACACGACCTGGCACCTCGTCTCCGACATGGAGAAGCTCCGCGAGCACCTGGGGATCGAGCGGTGGCAGGTGTTCGGGGGCTCCTGGGGGAGCACGCTCTCGCTCGCCTACGCGCAGACCCACCCCGAGCGGGTCACCGAGCTGGTGCTGCGCGGGATCTTCACGGTCCGCGAGAAGGAGCTGGACTGGTACTACGGCGGCGGCGCCGGGATGCTGTTCCCCGAGCTGTGGGAGCAGGTCGCGCGCTGGGCCCCGGACGGGGACGTCATCGGCGCGTACTCGCGGCTGCTGAACGACCCCGACCCCGCCGTGCACGAGGCCCCGGCGATCGCGTGGAGCGTGTGGGAGGGGTCCACGGTCACGCTGCTGGAGCGCGCCGACCTGACCGCCTCGTTCGCCGAGCCCCGGTTCGCGCTCGCGTTCGCCCGCATCGAGAACCACTACTTCGCGCACAACGCCTGGCTGGAGGAGGGGCAGCTCATCCGGGACGCGCACAAGCTCTCCGGCATCCCCGGCGTGATCGTGCAGGGCCGCTACGACATGGCCACCCCGCCGGTCACCGCCTGGGAGCTGCACAAGGCCTGGCCCGGTTCGGAGCTGGTGATGGTCGGGGACGCGGGGCACGCGTTCGACGAGCCCGGCATCCTCAAGGCGCTCGTCGCGGCCACGGACCGGTTCCGGCCCTAG
- a CDS encoding LamG domain-containing protein — MRPRTSGRSTTAPRSLAALITALTLLATAAPAHATTAPTDLAIAGLSPDLNLTLPCTAGPDRSVVSTQTPVLRAKAHGEGVTTFEYALHAGTADAPTGEPAVLTEHSVPAGWYSYLRVPQGLLSHGGFYTWRVRTTGGEWSSPCELEVDSVKPDAPLVSSTDYPETGDHGGPDVPGTFTFRPGGPELPVAYAWGFGSDPIHTVPAAQDGTATLTTLPMRVGANLLVVQAEDRAGNVSPITSYRFDVTPPQPQVPEFPLTELHRYGFNETEGATTADSITGTTTTLPAGATRVPGRTDTKRFLSLDGMAAITAPTTGPRADQPFTVTAWARPSDLTADRAVVVLGDPSAPLASLGYQASSRKWFATGTGGTATAFNPTSANRWAFLAAVHDHKTGTVTLYVDGVKQNSAPWTPTATTAASLIAGEGWKGDLDDVRVFSGAASLGELRLVQNSTFHS, encoded by the coding sequence ATGCGACCGCGCACCAGCGGCCGTAGCACCACCGCGCCCAGATCCCTGGCCGCCCTGATCACCGCGCTGACCCTGCTGGCGACAGCCGCACCCGCCCACGCCACCACCGCGCCGACCGACCTGGCCATCGCGGGGTTGAGCCCGGACTTGAACCTGACGCTCCCGTGCACCGCGGGCCCGGACCGGTCCGTCGTCTCCACCCAGACCCCCGTCTTGCGCGCCAAAGCCCACGGGGAAGGGGTGACCACCTTCGAGTACGCCCTCCACGCGGGCACGGCTGACGCCCCGACCGGGGAACCCGCTGTGCTCACCGAGCACTCCGTCCCTGCGGGCTGGTACTCGTACCTCCGCGTCCCCCAGGGCTTGCTGTCCCACGGCGGCTTCTACACCTGGCGGGTCCGCACGACGGGCGGCGAGTGGTCCTCGCCCTGCGAGCTCGAGGTGGACAGCGTCAAGCCGGACGCCCCGCTGGTGTCGTCCACCGACTACCCGGAGACCGGCGACCACGGCGGCCCGGACGTGCCGGGCACGTTCACCTTCCGACCGGGAGGCCCCGAACTGCCGGTGGCGTACGCGTGGGGCTTCGGCTCCGATCCGATCCACACCGTCCCCGCCGCCCAGGACGGCACGGCGACCCTGACCACCCTCCCGATGCGGGTCGGCGCCAACCTGCTGGTCGTGCAGGCGGAGGACCGCGCGGGCAACGTCTCCCCGATCACCAGCTACCGGTTCGACGTCACCCCGCCGCAGCCCCAGGTGCCCGAGTTCCCGCTGACCGAGCTGCACCGCTACGGCTTCAACGAGACCGAGGGCGCCACCACCGCCGACTCGATCACCGGGACGACCACCACCCTGCCTGCCGGTGCCACCAGGGTCCCCGGCAGGACCGACACCAAGCGCTTCCTGAGCCTCGACGGCATGGCCGCCATCACCGCCCCCACGACCGGCCCGCGCGCCGATCAGCCGTTCACGGTCACGGCCTGGGCGCGCCCGTCCGACCTGACCGCCGACCGCGCGGTCGTCGTGCTCGGCGACCCGAGCGCCCCGTTGGCGTCCCTGGGCTACCAGGCGTCCAGCAGGAAGTGGTTCGCCACCGGCACGGGAGGCACGGCCACCGCCTTCAACCCGACCAGCGCGAACAGGTGGGCGTTCCTGGCTGCGGTCCACGACCACAAGACCGGCACGGTCACCCTGTACGTGGACGGCGTCAAGCAGAACAGCGCCCCGTGGACGCCCACCGCGACCACGGCTGCCTCGCTGATCGCGGGGGAGGGCTGGAAGGGCGACCTGGACGACGTCCGGGTCTTCTCCGGGGCGGCCTCCCTCGGCGAGCTGCGCCTGGTCCAGAACAGCACCTTTCACAGCTGA
- a CDS encoding AAA family ATPase gives MFVSRAYVPESLRPDDLGEWPHTIPAVAEVVERGLEFTSPVTFLVGDNGSGKSTLVEAIAEGFGLDARGGRAARKFHDPDAVKTDLGQVLRLETTARGARMLAGPRLRKKGFFLRAETAFSMTENLGGVPGHWDEDTAEMSHGEGFLAVFRSMFRDPGFYVMDEPESALSFTACLQLVALMHDLGESGAQVVCATHSPILAATPGADIIEVGEHGLRRARWADLELVTSWRRYLEHPDAYLRHLVGE, from the coding sequence GTGTTCGTCAGCCGGGCCTACGTGCCGGAGTCCCTGCGCCCCGACGACCTCGGGGAGTGGCCGCACACGATCCCGGCGGTCGCGGAGGTCGTCGAGCGCGGGCTGGAGTTCACCAGTCCCGTGACGTTCCTGGTGGGGGACAACGGGTCCGGGAAGTCGACGTTGGTCGAGGCCATCGCCGAGGGGTTCGGGTTGGACGCGCGCGGTGGGCGGGCGGCCCGGAAGTTCCACGACCCCGACGCGGTCAAGACCGACCTGGGCCAGGTGCTGCGCCTGGAGACCACCGCGAGGGGCGCCCGGATGCTGGCCGGACCGAGGCTGCGCAAGAAGGGGTTCTTCCTGCGCGCGGAGACCGCGTTCAGCATGACCGAGAACCTCGGCGGCGTCCCCGGTCACTGGGACGAGGACACCGCCGAGATGAGCCACGGCGAGGGGTTCCTGGCCGTCTTCCGGTCGATGTTCCGCGATCCCGGCTTCTACGTGATGGACGAGCCGGAGTCGGCGCTGTCGTTCACCGCCTGCCTGCAACTGGTCGCGCTGATGCACGACCTCGGCGAGTCCGGGGCGCAGGTGGTCTGCGCGACGCACTCGCCGATCCTGGCGGCGACGCCGGGCGCGGACATCATCGAGGTCGGGGAGCACGGGCTGCGGCGGGCGCGGTGGGCCGACCTGGAACTGGTCACGAGCTGGCGGCGGTACCTCGAGCACCCCGACGCCTACCTGCGGCACCTCGTCGGGGAGTGA